TCGGCAAGATTTCCTACGTCCACGGTAAAATGAtatttgcttcactatcaatggagaatagggtaaCAACtgcttgtcctcacacctctctcagagTGATTATAGAGAAAGAGCTCTCTCTAGAAATTCATAGTGAAACCCTATAAGGTAGCTTACCGAAATGCCCACATAGCCCTAAAGAAAATTCCTCGGGTTACCACCGACGAATCCCCACCATGGATCTGCTAGTTCATCAAGGTCCCAATAACAAAGATAAACGGGCAAGCCGGGCCACTTCCTCTGGGCCTCTTCGGAATCAACCAACAAATGCAAGCAAcataatacaagacatcgtaccccTACAGGATTGTTGCCTTTATAATTATTCCAATCATCTACTCCAAATTAACCTATTTCCATTACTTTGGGTAACTATAGAATATGCTTATGCATTCGTATCTTACTAAAAGTACCATCAAGTAATTTCTAGGAGAGATTTGGCTCTTGACAAGTGCAAAAGTAATTCATTTCATAAAACCGACAGGGAAGAGACAACAAAGGGAGGAGGAGCACGCACTTCACTCTTGTTTCATTAATCGAAAAGGGAATGAAGTGATAGGAAATTAGGAATGCTGCATAATTGTGAAGTGGTATTTGGGTCATTTCAGTTCATATGCATTCCCAAGAATCAGAAATAACTTACTCCTCgtattttttcttgaaatggGTAACGGACATGGCCTCCAGGTATGTATCTGCAACCAAGCCTGCCCGCATTGCTCTAAATCCTGTGTATGGAATAGGAAGAAAAATTCCTGACAATTCAACAACATCACCTGGGGCTACCTGGACGATACCaccaaagagggaaaaagggggggggggggcacaaATCAGTAAGCATCATATAATTATGGAAACTTGAGGTCAGGGGGAAACCTCCCCAAATCCCccaaaaaaatgagaagaaaatccACTTTCATATTCTCTTGAGATTTAAAGCACTGCTCAAAAGCCTGTCAATGTTCCTATGAGTAATgacttgaaatttaaaattcaacAACCCCacgcccccaaaaaaaagaatttaatttCCCCTTTTAAGATGACCGATTTAAATTCTGAAAATATATGTGAATGTACTCTGGACAGGAATTTGAGATGCAACCCCCATCTTCCCTCAGCATAGTAAGAAAATATATCAACAAACCTTCCTAGTGAGATCTCCTCTAAAATGAATGGTCATTGTCCGTGGTATGTGACCCTTTGGAACATGTTCCGCTAATTCTTGAATTTTTGCCTGCATAAATACATTCTTAATGGCTAATAATAtgcaaaacaagaagaaacatcACTTGATGTATGACTTTATAAAGATAGAACAAaaccatagaaaaaaaatttcactacaaAACCATGTAGATAAACTTCTGGTTTACTAAACGCCATGAAATTGAAGCTCTATGCCTCTATGGAAGATGAGAGTGGATATAGTACCtcttgaaatttcaaaaattttgatGCCCTTAGCTGAAGGATGAGATTCCCTCTTGTTTTGTTGATTTTACAACGGTTGGACGGGCATTCAAACAGAGGCATGAATACTCTAGCAGTTACCTCCTGGTttttcatcagaaaaaaaaaaagaggaaagataaATTAATCATTGTGTCAAATCCAACAATTGGAACATGTGAATATCATGATGAACATAAGAAATTAAAAGTAATGATAAGCCTTCTTCAGTAACCATATGCCTAAGATACAACTCAACCAAACCTCATGCAAACTCATTATACACTAATTATGCTCTTCTGTACAACTCTATCTAGGGCTATTTCTCCTATGAAATAAACTGCGAAATAcaatacatgaaatgataaatcTGATGATATTAACTAGAAAACACTTAAGGCCATCTAGAATTGAATACCTGGTAAATTTCAAAACCGCACTCTTCACATGTATACACAGCTACCTGCATCAATGGCTTAACATCCGAACATCGAGTTATAATCCCAGAAATCCTTACAAGCTGGCCAATATTGGAAGCTTTAACTTCTCGAAGTGAAAATGGTCTTTCTTTAGAAGACGCTTTTATGTAGACTTCGCTGCATTACAAGATAGAATGATACAGGAAGACATGCACATCACGTATTAGAAGCTATGAAGTACTGGATTCTGTTGTAGGGTTGAGGGGTGGGAGGGATGAgcatcaaacaaacaaaaccaatGGACAAGTTTGATAGATATCCATATCAACAAAGCAATTAGCATCTTAATTaaagccccaattcatggcCGACCTGACCTTAACGCTCTATAAGATCACACAGTATAAGTTATCAACTGACAACAAATTTGCCACTATTATGTTACAATTACAAAGAGTTTATTTGAGAGAGAAATTTATTAAGATATATCACTACAAGCATGAAGTGCAACGGCATTGGAAAAATGGTTTGTCCTTAATACTTACTAGAAACGCTTAATCTCTGGGGGCATCCTCTGGCGCGGATCCGAACCATCTGCATTCTCAGTCCCTTCCTCCGTTCTCTGAGTCATCAGGATATCATGGTCGTCATCCGGAAATGCCTCTGTTGGCTGTGGGATGAGTTCATCAATGGCATCGGCGAAAATACCAATATATCGACGAGTATTTTCAGTAACCCGTCTAAGGAATTCCTCGTCCAAGTCCTTATACTAatgaggggaaggggaaggggaaaaaTGAGTAGTACCATTAGGGTTTTACTAAAATAAGAAGCCCTGAAAGAAGGGAGAATATTGAGATGTGAGAGAGAGTTTACGTTGAAGAGATCCTCGAGGTCGATCTGGACTGCTCTGATTTTACGGTTGGCGACTTCTTGCTGAGGAACAGTGAGAGATGTCAGGTGTTAGGAATCACAATAAACTCTTGTTTCGGCTGAGAGAGGAAGAGACTTACGAGGATGTTGAGGTATTTGGGTTCGCCATGCACATCTGCGAAGTTCGTCAGGAAATCCTTTGCGAGGCCTGCAACAGATCAGTAGCTCGACTTGATAAATAGAGATGGGGTGAGAGAGGAATAAGGGATGTGTGACTTATGATGTGTGCTTACCTTTGTCGGCATTGAAGTCCAGATCCTTCATGCTTCTCCGCTGCGTCCGTCTGTGTGCGCTGCgttagagagatagagagaggagagccTAGAACAAGAACCAGATTATCGGAGAGCAAATTTGAGGATGACCTTCGGTCTTTTGGCGGGAAATGCAGGGCAGAGTTATGCGTTTTGGCGGGAAGCTGTGGGATCAGTGGCGACTGGCGAGTGGATGACACTATTAAACTCAGAATCGGGATGCGTATCGGGCTGCCTGGATCAGAATTGGATCGGTTAAGAACCAGCCCAATCGGCGGTAATCTGCCCTAACCTAGGATTACAATATTACATACATGGATGGGCAAGAATCAAGAAGCGTGATTCTTGAATCCATGGGATCAACTTCCATACATCATTGCTAGTTGTTTAGTTATATAAAAATCTCATGAGTTTACAGTTCGTATCAAGTTGGTTGCTCACAAGCTGTGCTATCCACTTTGGTTCAAACGTACAATTTCATTCTTCTAATTCTTGATGTAATATTATtgtttgcttctttctttataatTAAGCCTAAACATCTCAAATTTTTGTTTCAAGGTAATTTCCTATCATCAAAATTATCCAAATGTAAATTAAAAACATTCATGGTGGATTCCATGATGGTGTATAGAAATCACAATCCGTCATTGCCAGAAAAGTGAAAAATCAGAGGATGAGGAAATATGTAATTGTCAAAAAAATTCTTCCTTCGCCTTGGCTTAAGAAAAACCTGGTCCAAAATTATGGACCAAACCTaaccaaaaattaaaagcaaaacgTTCACTTGACGTCTATTTGATTGCATGGTGATCCAAAGGCTGATCCACTATTAAAGTTAGAATTCATGTGCATGTTTGGTTACGGTTTCAATGAACCAGACCTAACTCAGCTCTTTCAACAACTTTTGTCTTACAAATTGTGGGCAATTTTTGGTCTTTCAATgaaccaaaaaatataaaagattttAGGTCTTAATAAGATCAATTGTGTCTTCTCTTGGCTTAAGACACAAGCCCATAATATCCATAATGGGGTGGTTCAAGCTCGACAATCAATCTCGTGTTTAAAATCACTGTACAAAAAGTTAACTACATGAAAATGAAACGGTTCACCTTAGAATCGCAATCGAAGGGTTTGGTGGATaattttatattaatatttCCAAATAAATGTCATGTACacggtttaaagtatcggtccgtatcgtaccgtatcggcccttaccgatacgatgctgaccgatacgatacatgaaatttttaaaacccttttgtatcgatacttatcttacgatacgcaccgatacgcaccgatatgtaccgatactctatgaaaaatcaaaattgaagtgaaatgtacgttttcggtatgtatcggtatgtatcgaccgatacgtaccgatacagtcataaaatgaccaaaatgggtaattttttagaaaaacataattttttgaggtgtttttgtttcaaagttgctaccaacaatttttctctctaactaaagtggaaatcaaggttgggaacaagggttttacatttatgggacaactacaaactttggatttttaatgCGATGCTCTCGATTtattgtttatgcataatacatgttatatataacttttttaattatttttttatgtaaaagtgtatgaaaaagtgtttcatatccatttatgtgcgtatcttagcgtatctctgatacgatacgatatcctccgatacatatcttaattttggccgaccgatacgacgaccgataccgatactttaatccttggtcatgtataaataaaaataacaatctTATTAATAAACTGGGTTTTGGAGCTTAGATGAATCAAGTTTTGAAGGGGGATAAGGAACATTTtgcaaaatttattttatttttcaattaaaacttatgtggtaaaaattgaccagctGATTTTCCTTGTAGCTCCTGATGTTTCAGCTAATCTGCACAGAAGAaaagacaggggagagccgggctgacctgacgagggactctccgatgcctaagtcataTCTTTATACAGCAGGGGGAATGTTCCCCTCTTATCTTGGAAGTGCAAGTCGTGGGAAGGGAGGATGCCTCTGATGAAGTGTAATGGATAGAGTCTTGTCCTTGTAatcagggattacgttccttgaatgtaggagtggatgagagcacgTTTATGAGAGCCCTGCCTGATGATGtggggccgaggtggtagctcggccagaggagaggccgaggtggcagtgcggcctgatgaaggccgagATGGTAGCTTGGGCTGATGGGGGCTAAGGTGGAAGCTCGGGCTGATGGGGGCCGAGTTGGCAGCTCAGCCAGAGGAGAgcccgaggtggcagctcgaactgatgggggccgaggtggcagctcggtcagaggagaggccaaggtggtagctcAGGCTGatgggggccgaggtggcaactcGGGCTGATGAGGGACCGAGGTCGAAGCTTGGCCttatgagatgccgaggtggcagtgcGACATTAGTTTGAACGCTTCCTGGGCGTGTCGTGGTCAGAGAGATTTACCCTTATCAAAAACCATACTTGATAACTCATCAAATCTAAATTGCATTTTAGAGACAAAAGGCCACCCTAATAgcaatttagagagagagagagagagagagagagagagagagagagagagagagagagagagagagagagatctcctGATAAACATTTATAGTTTCAATTTCTAcaaaaaatgatgatgatgatgatctacTTATGCTCCCTACCTCCAAACCAacgaaaattaaaatataaaaaacaaaatcaatttaCAATCCCATCACCCTAATCTTGTCACCATTGGTAGGATGATTATAAACACAACCAGCGTCTTCCATTACAGGATCCACAGAGAAATATGGAGACGATGGGCTTCTTGTGAGATTCATCAATGTATTTTCATTGCAACCTTGTTTAGTAGAGTCACTGCCACCAGTTGATTGCTCCATGTTTCTAAGCATATTGTGATTATTTGTCTTGTAATCTTGGCCTCCATATGCTTTGCATTTCATATCAATGTCTAGATGTTTGTTCAAATTCCCCGTCGGGATTGGTTCCCTTGACATGTCAAGAAGGTTACACATAGACTTCACCTTGGCCAAAATTCTTTGCTCATCAGAGCATACCGATGCAAATGGATCGTTTAGCAAATGATCGGCGATTTTGTTTAGTAATAAATTGTTTGGAGGAGGATGGTTATTCACTAAATCATCTCCACAAGGCAATTGAATGTCTCTTCTTGTGGAAGCAATCAAGGGTAGTTCTCCAACTTGTTCTCCCTCTCTATTGCAGAGATTTTGGTCATTGACAGTAAGGGAAAGTTTGATAGTTTCGAAATTCCGAAGTTGTTGCAGAGGCATTGCATTAGAGCTAGGAACACTCAAATGGGGAAAGTGTGAACTTGGTTGATAGCCATTGAAGCCGAAAGAGAAGGCCGGGTACTCATAGAGATTTGAGTAGAAATATGGGGAGTTTTGTGTAGGGAAAGGCTTTTTGCTCAACATGAACAACCGTTTGTCACATTGTAAGAGCTTCTCATAGTGTTTCTCAAAGGTTCCTCCAGGGAATTGGACATAGTGCTGCCTGAAGAAAGAAACAGAGACACCAAATTTAGTAGAGACCATTGAACTATCTGCTTCTAGAGATATGAATATTTtctcttattaaaaaaaaaaaaaaaaaaaatcaatttatttCAAGTTTGGAGAAGCGCAATTTTCATATCAAGCTATTACACAAATAATCTCATGTACTTAATATCTGTATATGTAaggaaagattttctttttgggtgttAGAAAATGGCAACACccacaggagagagagagagagactccaTGGAGGCTTTGTGGGTTGCCTCATACCTGTATATGGGGGCCTGACCTCCTGTGAAATCCGATGTAGTTTGCCAAAGAGTGTGCTTTCTGGGTTGAGGGTCTGTCTCTCTAAAGAACATTGGTGCACGGCTTAACTGCAAAAACCCATCTTTCATTAGTTATTGTGTAACAAAATACAAGTTCCTCCCCAACAGAaaaaagaatcagaagaagaaagagccaAATATAACCTCGATTTCTAGAATGTCAGCTTCGTTATCTTGGAAAATTGCTCTAATGGCAGAAATGTCTGACCATTGGATCTCGATCTTACTCTTCAATCCACACTCCAACACTTCCCAAACGAGTTTATGCTTTGCGTAGTAACACTTAGCAACCAAGTCGCCTTTGTGTATAGACACTCTTTCCCAGGTGCCGATTCTAAGCAAATTTGCAGGGAAATTGGAAGCTTTCAGTTTCTCTGCAATAGGTTGGGCGGAAAAATCTTCGCTCTTCACCTTTCCCATATTGAAATCTACGTCGCCTCGACTAAGATTCCTTCCCCGAGACAGCTTCATCTCTATGAGGTCTAGAAAAGATGGAGTCTTCCTGAGTGTTAAGCCAAGAGGACTGGATTCTTCCAAAACATTTTTCACTTCAACCTGCAGAAATGGAGGAATTAAAGAGGTATAGAACAAACTAGTCACTAGggcattaaaaagaaaatgaaactctttcttctccttttcttgaaGAACGATCCAACTCCCATTTTTAATATGGGTAGGAGATTCAAGCCCAGAAGTACAAAACCAAGAAGAATTATTGGATATCATGATATCTTCTCTCTGTGTACCTGTTGATGGGAACCCATTAATTTAATACGCTTAAAATTGGCTTCGGAGCCTTCAAATCCCTTAGCAATCTCCTCATTGCCATTGAAAGAACTAGATAGAGAAATCTGAAGTCCATCCAAATTGTTGAGCTGACCACGTCTACCTTTTTCATCCACCCAGAAGCGATTCTTCTGAGACGCAGGTCCCTGaaccatggttttttttttctaattctcAAGCTCCTCTTTCCTATATCTTTGTTAATCAACAGCGAAATGGGTTATTTCTGGATCAGCTTCAGATGACAATACAGAGGGGAttagataaaattaaaaaacaggGGACGCGGAAACAAAAACAGAGCAGCAAAGGAGTCGAAGTTAGCAAATAAGGCGggagaaggggaagagaagaaatgggtTCGTTGACGTTTCAAACCGTTTATTCGTCTTTGGAACTGACGGGTTTTCATTAAAACTCCATGACTAACCCCTTAATCATCatcttgtcaaaaaaaaaaaaaaaacccctttaaTCATCAGTCCTGTTTGACCATTACGTCACAACTCACAAGCCTCTATGGATTGTCAATGTCTGCTACGTGTTAATATCATATACCTCATTAGATACTTTTGAGATTGCGTGTGTTTTACGTCTAAGATCATCCTTTCTTCCTTCCATCACACTTCTGTGCCTTCGCggtaaaaatttgaaaaataatcaCATTGTGTGGTAAGCGGTAGAAAAGGTTGCTTGTCTTCAAAACTCTAAAATGGAAATGGGATTGTTAGGTGGCTTTATCTTCTCCTTATTTTGGTTTTATCTCTCTATCATTCTCGAGTCTAAATACTCCACAGTCATTACGCAGAAAAAAACAGAGTAGACTATACTTGGGTAATGTACTTGCATTCTACTGTATATGACTTctgctagagagagagagagagggtaagTGCCAATTGGGTGCACTCATTCCTTGGAATAAcaattcaacattttttttattatattaaaaaaaggagagagatagaggagTCATTTCAAAATGGAAAACAATGGGTGCTATGATAGAGTCTTAGAATAACTCAACCTCATGAACATATAACAAGGTGAGAGGACCCAATATTATATCAAtccacatcaattcccataaGAAATTAATGTGAGATCGACCCTGATAAattgatatgggatcgtaacatgCGAACTTGCAAGACTGCACATATGCTTTAGGTGTCAACATGTTTCAATTTTGCTTCTATAAATACCTTTCTTCGTCCATTAAATGACAATAAGTGAGACAAATATTGATACATAAAACATGTGTAAGTGTGAATGTATATACTAAAGATCTCTCTCCAATTTCAACTGACATTGCACGAGTCATTGTCATGAAATATGTCCTAGATTATGTCCTAGATTTTGGCATTCtttgttaattattattatcacaTGTGTTTGTTATTCTTACAAACATCACAAGGTATATCTTCTACCACATGGTTAGATAATGTGGCGATTTCAATTGATGGATTATATTAGACCAGAAATGACAAATGGTAGGTACATGATACACGTGGGACTATGTGATTGGTGGAAAATGCCAGCGCCTCCAAACTTAAAGGGCACGAGCCGTCGGCCATCAGTGTTAGGTGAAGTCTGATGATTGGGTAGCCGCGTCGCCATGCGCATCACACGCATGCTAATCCTAATCTTAATCCTAATCCCTTTACAAACGGCTCGTGCTCTCTGCTCTTGTCAAAGTGGGCCCCGGTCCTCACCCAACGAATCCAAAGGTCATTAGGCCCGGAACAACCACAATGCTGCCGTTGCGATTTGATATGTTGACGATAAGTGTTGGTACATAAGTTATGAGCCAATTAAGATCCGACACTTAGAGATATTTGCCAAAGCAAAGACCCACACATTAACGATTGAACCCGGTCATCAACACTGATCAGTTAAATCAAGCAAAACTATTGAAATGGGTTTCGGTTAGTTCTGAAACCAATACTATATCAATACATATCGACTGGTATTGGTCTGGTATGACTTATGAGTCG
This Macadamia integrifolia cultivar HAES 741 chromosome 10, SCU_Mint_v3, whole genome shotgun sequence DNA region includes the following protein-coding sequences:
- the LOC122092421 gene encoding uncharacterized protein LOC122092421, whose protein sequence is MVQGPASQKNRFWVDEKGRRGQLNNLDGLQISLSSSFNGNEEIAKGFEGSEANFKRIKLMGSHQQVEVKNVLEESSPLGLTLRKTPSFLDLIEMKLSRGRNLSRGDVDFNMGKVKSEDFSAQPIAEKLKASNFPANLLRIGTWERVSIHKGDLVAKCYYAKHKLVWEVLECGLKSKIEIQWSDISAIRAIFQDNEADILEIELSRAPMFFRETDPQPRKHTLWQTTSDFTGGQAPIYRQHYVQFPGGTFEKHYEKLLQCDKRLFMLSKKPFPTQNSPYFYSNLYEYPAFSFGFNGYQPSSHFPHLSVPSSNAMPLQQLRNFETIKLSLTVNDQNLCNREGEQVGELPLIASTRRDIQLPCGDDLVNNHPPPNNLLLNKIADHLLNDPFASVCSDEQRILAKVKSMCNLLDMSREPIPTGNLNKHLDIDMKCKAYGGQDYKTNNHNMLRNMEQSTGGSDSTKQGCNENTLMNLTRSPSSPYFSVDPVMEDAGCVYNHPTNGDKIRVMGL